Proteins found in one Coffea eugenioides isolate CCC68of chromosome 5, Ceug_1.0, whole genome shotgun sequence genomic segment:
- the LOC113771062 gene encoding putative disease resistance protein RGA3, with product MVKEEVANISSKLATIEKVLHDAERRRLKNRSVGIWLEKLEDITYEMDDKRIAKAILDSPGKSSPDLSELEPLLQLLKETFSGKRFLLVLDDVWTEDDSKWKPFQDSLKDGAPGSWQNVLDSEIWQLKEAAASLFPHLYLSYNELPPELKRCFSYCAVFPKDHEIDVEELIRLWIAQGYVRPIRRGERLELVGFEYFNNLAMRSFFQEFKKSVVDYVHEVTRCKMHDIVHDFAQFLTKNEFCHVLDGIDYEQGIGRNSSSERARHLTILEGTEEMFSSLVIDFGRLRSFFAYSHGRVIPQDLFSN from the exons ATGGTTAAAGAGGAGGTTGCAAATATCTCCTCTAAGTTGGCAACCATTGAAAAAGTGCTGCATGATGCAGAGAGACGAAGGCTAAAGAACAGAAGTGTTGGAATTTGGCTGGAAAAGCTTGAGGACATAACATATGAGATGGATGAT AAAAGGATCGCAAAAGCTATCCTTGACAGTCCAGGGAAGAGTTCTCCTGATTTGTCAGAGTTGGAACCACTGCTTCAACTATTGAAAGAAACTTTTTCTGGTAAGAGATTCTTGCTTGTCCTAGATGATGTCTGGACAGAGGATGACTCAAAGTGGAAACCTTTCCAAGACTCTCTCAAGGATGGCGCCCCCGGAAGT TGGCAGAATGTTTTGGACAGTGAGATATGGCAATTGAAGGAAGCCGCCGCGAGCCTTTTTCCTCATTTgtacttgagctacaatgaatTACCTCCAGAGTTGAAACGTTGCTTCTCATATTGTGCTGTCTTTCCCAAAGATCATGAGATAGATGTAGAAGAGCTTATTAGGCTGTGGATAGCACAAGGTTATGTTCGCCCAATCCGAAGAGGTGAGCGCTTGGAGCTGGTGGGCTTTGAGTACTTCAACAATTTGGCAATGCGTTCCTTTTttcaagaatttaaaaaaagtgTAGTTGATTACGTGCATGAGGTTACAAGGTGCAAGATGCATGACATAGTGCATGATTTTGCAcaatttctcacaaaaaatgaattttgtcatGTACTTGATGGAATTGATTATGAACAGGGCATTGGAAGAAATTCATCTAGTGAAAGAGCACGTCATTTAACAATTTTGGAAGGCACTGAGGAGATGTTTAGTTCTCTAGTCATTGATTTTGGAAGGCTTAGGAGCTTTTTTGCTTATTCACATGGAAGAGTAATTCCTCAAGATCTGTTTTCAAATTGA
- the LOC113771063 gene encoding putative disease resistance protein RGA1, whose translation MAELFVPKIIDVLGDVALKQLGEKVNLVMGVEEEVANISSKLATIEKVLHDAERRRLKDRSVGIWLEKLEDITYEMDDVLDDWNFKIHRSKNEGTQQNARMQPTLRNKVRSFIPCLCSCLKQLPVRSGIAKKIKKINERLELTLKEADQFKFITRGGIPDSHDFQRIMTTSSIDESEVYGRAADKDKVLDKILPESSSHISQGRDGIQVISIVGTGGTGKTTLAQLLFNDDRVKNHFELKKWVCVSDPFNEKRIVKAILESLVPDSSELESLELDSLIQLIKETFSGKRFLLVLDDVWTEDDSKWKPFQYSLKDGAPGSVILVTTRSHRVARVVGTTHTHPLDLISDSDCWLIMQRIAFAGRAEEWCKKVQSIGWKIAEKCKECFGQ comes from the exons ATGGCTGAATTGTTTGTTCCGAAGATAATAGATGTACTGGGTGATGTTGCCCTGAAGCAGCTTGGGGAGAAGGTCAACTTGGTGATGGGGGTTGAAGAGGAGGTGGCAAATATCTCCTCTAAGTTGGCAACCATTGAAAAAGTGCTGCATGATGCAGAGAGACGAAGGCTGAAGGACAGAAGTGTTGGAATTTGGCTAGAAAAGCTTGAGGACATAACATATGAGATGGATGACGTGCTGGACGACTGGAACTTCAAGATTCACAGATCAAAGAATGAGGGAACTCAACAGAATGCCAGAATGCAGCCAACACTGCGGAACAAGGTTCGTTCCTTTATACCATGCCTTTGTTCTTGTCTCAAACAACTTCCTGTGCGTAGTGGTATAGctaagaaaataaagaaaataaatgaacgGCTAGAATTAACTTTGAAAGAGGCAGATCAATTCAAGTTTATTACACGTGGGGGGATTCCTGATTCTCATGATTTTCAACGAATTATGACTACCTCAAGCATAGACGAATCAGAGGTCTATGGTCGAGCAGCTGATAAGGATAAGGTTCTTGACAAAATTTTGCCTGAGAGTAGTAGTCATATTAGTCAAGGAAGAGATGGGATTCAAGTCATCTCCATAGTAGGGACCGGGGGTACAGGAAAGACAACACTTGCCCAGTTACTCTTCAATGATGATAGAGTCAAGAACCATTTTGAGCTTAAAAAATGGGTATGCGTGTCAGATCCTTTCAATGAGAAAAGGATCGTGAAAGCAATCCTTGAGAGTCTAGTACCGGACTCGTCAGAGTTGGAATCATTGGAGTTGGATTCGTTGATCCAACTTATAAAAGAAACTTTTTCCGGTAAGAGATTCCTGCTTGTCCTAGATGATGTCTGGACAGAGGACGACTCAAAGTGGAAACCTTTCCAATACTCTCTCAAGGATGGGGCTCCCGGAAGTGTAATCTTGGTGACAACAAGGAGTCATAGAGTGGCCAGAGTGGTGGGAACTACTCATACTCACCCCTTGGACCTAATATCTGACTCTGATTGTTGGCTAATAATGCAAAGGATAGCATTTGCTGGAAGAGCAGAGGAGTGGTGCAAGAAGGTACAAAGTATTGGgtggaaaattgcagaaaaatgcAAGG AATGTTTTGGACAGTGA
- the LOC113772366 gene encoding putative disease resistance protein RGA3, with protein sequence MDLFPHFYLSYNELSPEQKSCFSYCAVFPKDHEIVVEELIRLWIAQGYVRPRRRGECLELVGLEYFNNLAMRSFFQEIRKGTYSGHEFMKCKMHDIVHDFARFLTKNECHVLDGIGGNLLSERARHLTILEGTEETFSSSAFDLGRLRSLFAFSRGRVPQDLFRGLNCVRTLTLSHCQLREVPTKVGSLVHLRHLDLSWNPFETLPEAICDLYYLETLDISYCRKLSCLPKRIEGLVHLKHLFNHNTYELLQMQQGLGKLTSLCSLTSFIASNNSVDLAILKDLKQLERLYVDIHGKGDFGSAELGKKIYLREMLLRFSDEAHSEGTPSWIQTMEPPPNLQQLALVTYPGTQLPSWLVTETLISSLTKLFIVEPRNISSLPTLWKLSSLEELRLEYVEELEYLGKEFFGITLSKFESSSSTEAVAFPNLRKLHFLKFPNWTNWEDLSEEDEKVVVSIMPCLEELEIEACDELKGLPHRILGKMSSLKSLKVQHCNKLRDRYSNKTGDDWLKISSRIPRIHISQY encoded by the coding sequence ATGgaccttttccctcatttttatcTAAGCTACAACGAGTTGTCCCCAGAGCAGAAAAGTTGCTTCTCCTATTGTGCTGTCTTTCCCAAAGATCATGAGATAGTTGTAGAAGAGCTTATTAGGCTGTGGATAGCACAAGGTTATGTTCGCCCAAGACGAAGAGGTGAGTGCTTGGAGCTGGTGGGCCTTGAGTACTTCAACAATTTGGCAATGCGCtccttttttcaagaaattcgaAAAGGAACGTATTCAGGGCATGAATTTATGAAGTGCAAGATGCATGACATAGTGCATGATTTTGCACGATTTCTCACAAAAAATGAATGTCATGTACTTGATGGAATTGGAGGAAATTTATTGAGTGAAAGAGCCCGTCATCTAACAATTTTGGAAGGCACTGAGGAGACGTTTAGTTCTTCAGCATTTGATCTTGGAAGGCTCAGGAGCCTTTTTGCTTTTTCACGGGGAAGAGTTCCCCAAGATCTCTTTCGCGGTCTGAATTGCGTGAGGACGCTAACTTTAAGTCATTGTCAGTTACGTGAAGTCCCTACTAAGGTTGGAAGTTTGGTTCATCTTCGACACTTGGACTTAAGTTGGAATCCTTTTGAGACATTGCCAGAAGCTATATGTGATCTATATTATCTGGAAACTTTGGATATCAGTTATTGTAGAAAGCTTTCGTGCCTTCCTAAAAGGATTGAAGGTCTTGTACACTTGAAGCACCTTTTCAATCATAACACCTATGAATTACTTCAAATGCAACAAGGACTCGGGAAGCTGACTTCACTTTGTAGTTTGACTAGTTTCATTGCTAGCAACAACTCTGTTGATTTGGCAATTTTGAAGGATCTGAAGCAACTGGAGAGATTGTATGTTGATATTCATGGAAAAGGAGATTTTGGGAGTGCGGAACTTGGAAAGAAAATTTACTTGCGTGAGATGTTACTGCGGTTTAGCGATGAGGCCCACTCTGAAGGAACTCCAAGTTGGATTCAAACCATGGAACCACCTCCAAACTTGCAACAACTTGCGCTAGTTACCTATCCAGGAACCCAGCTACCAAGTTGGCTTGTGACAGAAACTCTCATCAGTAGCTTGACAAAACTATTTATCGTTGAGCCCCGCAATATCTCATCCTTGCCTACTTTGTGGAAGCTATCATCCCTAGAAGAACTTCGCCTTGAGTATGTGGAAGAGCTAGAATATTTGGGTAAGGAATTCTTCGGAATCACATTGTCAAAATTCGAGTCATCATCCTCAACTGAAGCAGTAGCATTTccgaatttgagaaaattacaTTTTCTTAAATTCCCAAATTGGACAAATTGGGAAGACTTGAGTGAAGAGGATGAAAAAGTTGTTGTCTCTATCATGCCATGCTTAGAGGAGCTAGAGATTGAGGCTTGTGATGAGCTGAAGGGTCTGCCACATCGCATCCTTGGAAAGATGTCATCTCTCAAAAGCTTGAAAGTTCAGCATTGCAACAAGTTAAGGGATCGTTACTCCAACAAAACAGGAGACGACTGGCTGAAAATATCATCACGCATTCCTCGAATTCACATATCTCAATATTAA